Proteins from one Legionella taurinensis genomic window:
- a CDS encoding ankyrin repeat domain-containing protein, whose product MMPSTQAPLISLMRKFGYTANHQGICAGLICMMAFAELVDEEERFDQRIELINQLHAAKITYEGTTDVREMLRLIRDKVKKHNKLTSFEKRMMGIDAFFAGIELAHHTERYRDFLGEFIAKADIEQLSDVIGSKKIAARGGVEKVYSEPFIGNEKKLKRYLNGLSEVLTEYEKNAGDKTNTRLSISLYSPLHRLRIKYLPAEEAWLFTDPNQLPTKKIPSRQLASEIISAFHDKTNSAFEVQVFTVAKNPCLKPVRAQFDQFRQFRTITKDDAEKATKKTAVQTGGTRIAHVAAMHGDVKTLRHLADLNGKYLQVEDNDGYTPMLYAAQYGHEEAITFLASQHRSDLIKATALGFSPMDLIILNDHAHLIKPLAPYGTLWAGLPESESLIFKAARQVKLGVLVALLELDPPSVNRADSRGETPVHLLMRGEIEASMIETLARHGADFMKSSAQGVTPLSLAINRKKWDWVAIMLLNQPPAIEIPKSMDAAALREAALTYLQSLPDADRELFIQGIKTKSNGFGQWLFNQSAALKAPSLRLFKEEATPFAEFAGELDKRFPAGGGLTL is encoded by the coding sequence ATGATGCCGTCCACCCAGGCCCCCCTGATTTCGTTGATGAGAAAATTTGGCTATACCGCAAATCATCAAGGGATATGCGCGGGCTTAATCTGCATGATGGCCTTTGCGGAGTTGGTTGATGAAGAAGAACGCTTTGACCAGCGCATCGAGTTAATCAACCAACTTCACGCCGCAAAAATAACGTATGAAGGCACAACCGATGTCAGGGAAATGCTGCGACTGATTCGTGATAAAGTGAAGAAACACAACAAATTAACGTCCTTTGAAAAACGGATGATGGGCATTGATGCGTTTTTTGCCGGCATAGAGCTTGCCCATCATACCGAGCGGTATCGGGATTTTTTGGGTGAATTTATCGCCAAAGCGGACATTGAACAATTATCCGACGTGATTGGATCTAAAAAAATCGCTGCACGGGGCGGTGTGGAAAAAGTGTATTCCGAACCGTTTATAGGTAACGAAAAAAAATTAAAGCGTTATCTAAACGGCTTAAGCGAGGTTTTAACCGAGTATGAGAAGAACGCTGGCGACAAAACCAATACCCGGCTTTCCATCAGCCTCTACAGCCCTCTTCATCGCCTTCGCATCAAATACCTCCCGGCCGAAGAGGCTTGGCTTTTTACCGATCCCAATCAATTGCCCACAAAAAAAATCCCTTCCAGGCAGTTGGCGTCTGAGATAATCAGTGCATTTCATGACAAAACGAACAGCGCCTTTGAAGTGCAGGTTTTTACGGTTGCAAAAAACCCATGCCTTAAGCCCGTGCGCGCGCAGTTTGATCAGTTCAGGCAATTCCGGACAATAACCAAAGACGACGCAGAGAAAGCAACCAAAAAAACCGCGGTGCAAACCGGAGGCACACGCATTGCCCATGTGGCAGCCATGCACGGCGATGTGAAGACCTTAAGGCACTTGGCGGATTTAAACGGAAAATACCTTCAGGTTGAGGACAATGACGGTTATACCCCCATGCTCTATGCTGCTCAGTATGGGCATGAAGAGGCCATAACCTTCCTTGCCTCACAACACAGGAGTGACTTGATAAAAGCAACGGCCCTGGGTTTTTCTCCCATGGATTTAATTATCCTGAATGACCACGCGCATCTCATCAAACCCCTCGCTCCCTATGGCACCTTATGGGCCGGGTTGCCAGAAAGCGAGTCGCTGATTTTTAAGGCGGCAAGGCAGGTGAAACTTGGGGTTCTGGTTGCGCTTCTTGAACTGGATCCTCCATCAGTGAATCGGGCTGACTCTCGCGGTGAAACCCCCGTTCATCTGCTAATGAGGGGGGAGATCGAGGCGAGTATGATTGAAACGCTTGCTCGTCATGGCGCTGATTTTATGAAATCCTCGGCTCAGGGGGTGACACCGCTGTCGCTTGCGATCAATAGAAAAAAATGGGACTGGGTGGCCATCATGCTGCTTAATCAACCCCCGGCGATCGAAATCCCTAAGAGCATGGATGCGGCTGCCCTGAGGGAAGCGGCTCTGACATACCTTCAGTCCTTGCCGGATGCGGACAGGGAGCTTTTTATCCAGGGGATTAAAACGAAAAGCAATGGGTTCGGTCAATGGCTTTTTAATCAGTCTGCAGCGCTTAAGGCCCCGTCCTTAAGGCTGTTCAAAGAAGAAGCGACGCCGTTTGCTGAATTTGCAGGTGAATTGGACAAACGGTTTCCTGCCGGCGGCGGTTTAACCCTGTAA
- a CDS encoding MATE family efflux transporter, with amino-acid sequence MDIAPLQEVKKSKPPFLALLRLALPISVSRLLHVCGHFTVMMMVARLGEEQLAAGSLAISSYMVILTLTTSIFYATGILIRSQPEPSDYPQRLLVNALFLASAIALPAALSLVCMDKLLLLFHQDAALVALTREYFFFSALGLFPLLWLTVIVQFYLGTGNARVALWLELVSMPLTLAAAYGLVPHWGLAGASLASLCVQLLMACGLFYLLWRKNKRLLNEAQTPDWRLCREILTLGLPIGIQFGGELAVMAFATYLMGYFGVNALAALQITNQYALLFFMLNFGLSQALALKISEERRKQQPAFPDILLAAVCLFAAYMLPVVVLFSFFSNELTRFYFGKALLPHSFYSLSKAFFLLSASFLVIDGLRNLLSSALRGLHDSSHSSRINLLALWGVSLPFSAVAAFPLHGGPIGLRLGFLSGFILAVMLLSRNLLHKLKRTRDVNPFTRKEGRYA; translated from the coding sequence ATGGACATCGCCCCTTTACAGGAAGTAAAAAAAAGCAAGCCTCCCTTTCTGGCGCTTTTACGTCTTGCCTTACCAATCAGTGTAAGCCGGCTGCTTCATGTTTGCGGTCATTTTACGGTGATGATGATGGTTGCACGGCTCGGTGAAGAGCAACTCGCAGCCGGTTCTCTGGCCATTTCAAGCTACATGGTTATCTTAACCCTGACCACCTCCATCTTTTACGCTACTGGCATCCTTATTCGCTCGCAGCCTGAGCCTTCCGACTACCCTCAGCGACTCCTTGTGAATGCCTTGTTTTTAGCCTCAGCCATTGCCCTGCCTGCGGCCTTAAGCCTGGTTTGTATGGATAAATTACTGCTCTTATTTCATCAGGACGCCGCCTTAGTCGCATTAACGCGAGAGTATTTCTTCTTTTCAGCCTTGGGTCTTTTTCCCTTATTGTGGCTTACGGTTATAGTGCAATTTTATTTAGGGACCGGTAACGCGCGGGTGGCGTTATGGCTTGAGTTGGTCAGTATGCCCTTGACCCTTGCCGCCGCTTATGGGCTGGTACCGCATTGGGGTCTCGCCGGGGCGTCTCTCGCCAGTTTATGCGTACAACTCCTGATGGCGTGCGGCCTGTTTTACCTACTTTGGCGCAAGAACAAACGGTTATTGAACGAGGCTCAGACACCCGATTGGCGGTTGTGCCGCGAGATTCTCACTCTCGGGCTGCCTATCGGCATCCAATTCGGCGGGGAACTGGCAGTCATGGCTTTTGCCACCTACCTGATGGGTTATTTTGGTGTCAATGCCCTGGCCGCACTGCAAATAACCAATCAGTATGCTCTCCTCTTTTTTATGCTTAATTTTGGTTTATCCCAAGCCCTGGCACTAAAAATCAGTGAGGAACGACGAAAGCAGCAACCGGCCTTTCCAGACATTCTTCTCGCAGCCGTGTGCCTTTTTGCGGCATACATGCTGCCCGTTGTTGTATTGTTTTCGTTTTTTTCTAACGAACTAACCCGTTTTTATTTTGGCAAAGCGCTGCTGCCGCATTCATTTTATTCCCTGTCCAAGGCTTTCTTTTTGTTGAGTGCCAGTTTTCTTGTCATTGATGGATTGCGTAATCTGCTCTCTTCTGCCTTGCGTGGTTTGCATGACTCAAGCCATTCGAGCCGCATTAATTTGCTGGCTTTATGGGGCGTTTCATTGCCCTTCTCCGCGGTAGCCGCGTTTCCCCTGCACGGCGGCCCCATTGGTCTGCGCCTTGGGTTTTTAAGCGGTTTTATTCTGGCGGTGATGTTGTTGAGCAGGAATTTGTTGCACAAACTCAAGCGCACCCGCGATGTTAATCCATTCACACGAAAGGAAGGTCGTTATGCCTGA
- a CDS encoding sulfotransferase domain-containing protein gives MPETQGIFWLASYPKSGNTWFRIVLSKLLQPASHLTVINEMDSILGSPMVANRGWMNKALGFDSAALSDDDVDKLRPKTYASYAATLKRPVYIKVHDAYTFIDEHQPLFPNEGCLGAIYFIRNPLDVAISLAHHVQCPLDWSIHMMGQPGFEVPLPGQRDKQLRQKLLSWSLHVESWTLLPDFPVLVLRYEDMLMDPVTSFSKALHFLNLHFTLEEITQAIEDSSFEKLQDFERQFGFKEKQNGSFFRKGIAGDWLNTLTETQAHQLVKQHAAIMQQYGYLDAQGRLPAGPATTAKIVDPA, from the coding sequence ATGCCTGAAACCCAAGGTATTTTCTGGTTGGCTTCGTATCCGAAATCTGGAAATACCTGGTTTCGCATTGTCTTGTCGAAATTATTACAGCCGGCTTCCCACTTAACCGTCATTAACGAAATGGACAGTATCCTGGGCTCGCCGATGGTGGCCAACCGCGGATGGATGAATAAAGCCTTAGGTTTTGACAGCGCCGCGTTAAGCGATGATGACGTGGACAAGCTACGTCCCAAAACCTATGCGTCTTACGCGGCGACGCTTAAGCGCCCAGTGTATATTAAAGTCCACGATGCCTACACGTTCATCGATGAACATCAGCCGCTCTTTCCGAACGAGGGCTGTCTGGGTGCGATTTATTTTATCCGCAACCCCCTCGATGTGGCCATTTCACTGGCACATCATGTGCAATGCCCACTGGACTGGAGTATCCACATGATGGGACAGCCCGGTTTCGAAGTCCCCCTTCCCGGCCAACGTGACAAACAACTACGCCAGAAATTATTGTCCTGGTCCCTGCATGTTGAAAGCTGGACGCTGCTGCCGGATTTCCCGGTGCTGGTTCTGCGTTACGAAGACATGTTGATGGACCCAGTGACCTCATTCAGCAAGGCATTGCATTTTCTGAATCTTCACTTCACCCTGGAAGAAATTACTCAAGCCATTGAGGATTCGTCGTTTGAAAAACTGCAGGATTTTGAGCGGCAATTTGGTTTTAAGGAAAAACAAAACGGGTCTTTCTTCCGTAAAGGCATTGCCGGCGATTGGCTCAATACGCTGACGGAAACGCAAGCACACCAGCTTGTGAAACAGCATGCCGCAATCATGCAGCAATACGGGTACCTCGATGCGCAGGGCCGGCTGCCAGCCGGCCCTGCAACCACAGCAAAAATCGTCGATCCTGCCTAG
- a CDS encoding YcaO-like family protein: MTDLNLTRQKHLPYASASHASIHHATKFKLCMDSNLSTPRSAVIDGIISYGGSTGIGLNLPRKAYGEFYERNHLFTKVPVDAKKKLTDVKPLSWQKKLLSLCQESRDAEACLAHEFAFTRVYNLFDNTPTDYFHNAISLNGRKEDAPYLHFSDSCACASHPVREKALYNSLMEFIERQALLGSWLSQRCHYAIDPQLLKELTPYRELTERLLDNGNLFIFANGNHLPGHTVILFYFAHSPNDMVQYSIGSSSGLTLTEALTSSLEELYQCYTFLYNMECSEGLANKAGAGYHLQFQQCNHAGIKETIPFFKTAIPCKVATLDDVHALKEYRYEEVLSALSTLSTDIFYYHAYDEALGLHVTKIMSPDFFAHMSLNNGLNIDNTYARALNITRENAYLAKIPFP, encoded by the coding sequence ATGACTGACTTGAATTTAACCCGGCAAAAGCATCTTCCTTATGCCTCAGCGTCCCATGCCTCCATTCACCATGCCACGAAATTCAAGCTGTGCATGGACAGCAACCTGTCCACGCCGCGATCAGCGGTGATAGACGGCATCATCAGCTATGGCGGGAGTACGGGCATTGGACTTAACCTCCCCAGAAAAGCCTATGGCGAATTTTATGAACGCAATCATTTGTTTACCAAAGTACCTGTGGATGCCAAGAAAAAACTGACCGACGTGAAACCGCTTTCCTGGCAGAAAAAATTACTGTCCCTGTGTCAGGAAAGCCGGGATGCCGAGGCCTGCCTTGCGCATGAATTTGCCTTTACCCGGGTGTATAATCTGTTTGACAACACGCCCACTGATTATTTCCATAATGCCATTTCGTTAAATGGGCGAAAAGAGGATGCACCTTACCTTCATTTCAGCGACAGTTGCGCCTGTGCGTCTCACCCTGTTCGGGAAAAAGCCCTTTACAATTCGCTGATGGAATTCATTGAGCGCCAGGCGCTCCTGGGCAGTTGGCTTTCACAGCGGTGTCACTATGCCATCGACCCGCAATTACTGAAAGAACTCACGCCCTACAGGGAATTGACAGAGCGTTTGCTCGATAACGGGAACCTGTTCATTTTTGCCAATGGCAATCATCTGCCAGGCCATACGGTGATCCTGTTTTATTTTGCCCATTCCCCGAACGACATGGTGCAGTATTCCATCGGTTCAAGCAGCGGCCTGACGCTTACGGAAGCGTTAACCTCTTCCCTCGAGGAGCTTTATCAGTGTTATACCTTTTTGTATAACATGGAATGCTCGGAAGGTTTGGCCAATAAAGCCGGCGCTGGATACCACCTTCAATTTCAGCAATGCAATCATGCCGGAATCAAAGAAACGATCCCGTTTTTTAAAACAGCGATTCCGTGTAAAGTGGCAACCCTTGATGATGTGCATGCGCTTAAAGAATACCGGTATGAAGAGGTCTTATCGGCTTTAAGCACCTTAAGTACCGATATTTTCTATTACCATGCTTACGATGAGGCGCTGGGGCTTCATGTTACCAAAATCATGAGTCCGGATTTCTTTGCCCACATGTCGCTCAATAATGGACTTAATATTGATAACACCTATGCCAGGGCGTTAAACATTACTCGTGAGAATGCCTACCTTGCAAAAATTCCCTTTCCCTAG
- a CDS encoding SagB/ThcOx family dehydrogenase, with the protein MSATFKKPFISGLVEGHLDAQVYQDILKTHAKESITMLDFGNLAITNVDQRAISRVQFTECEISPFHHHDVACQTPEEALFSREASTTRFAQKAVDFPLIETLLIHSFSPNDSNHRPYPSAGGLYPVEPLVFLFEERLTHSASVTSGAYHFRPISNTLQRIKTLSSAVFFEQLLHGLMTPESCPAFAVLYIAHIGKALFKYRYRGYRHAVMEAGSMYQQALHTAQTLGLRSTVWSSFSDHQLMHALDLDPTVYLPLTMQLFGYGASND; encoded by the coding sequence ATGAGCGCCACGTTTAAAAAGCCGTTTATCAGCGGGTTAGTGGAAGGGCATCTGGACGCGCAGGTTTATCAGGATATTCTGAAAACGCATGCCAAAGAGAGCATTACCATGCTGGATTTTGGTAATTTGGCCATTACCAATGTGGATCAGCGCGCCATCAGTCGGGTTCAGTTCACTGAATGTGAAATTTCGCCATTTCATCACCATGACGTGGCCTGTCAAACGCCGGAAGAGGCCTTGTTTTCCCGCGAGGCGTCCACCACGCGTTTTGCGCAAAAAGCAGTTGATTTCCCGCTGATTGAAACCCTGTTGATTCATTCGTTTTCACCCAATGACAGCAATCATCGCCCTTATCCTTCGGCAGGTGGGTTGTACCCGGTTGAACCGCTGGTGTTTCTGTTTGAGGAGCGACTCACTCACTCTGCCTCAGTCACCTCTGGCGCTTATCATTTCAGACCAATCAGCAACACATTGCAACGCATAAAGACTCTGTCGAGCGCTGTTTTTTTTGAGCAATTACTGCACGGATTAATGACGCCGGAGAGTTGTCCTGCCTTTGCTGTTTTGTATATCGCTCACATTGGCAAAGCTCTGTTTAAATACCGCTACCGCGGTTATCGTCATGCGGTCATGGAAGCGGGATCCATGTATCAGCAGGCGTTGCATACAGCCCAGACGTTGGGCCTGCGAAGCACGGTGTGGTCGTCCTTCAGTGATCATCAATTAATGCACGCACTGGATTTGGATCCGACGGTCTACCTGCCTTTAACCATGCAATTATTTGGATACGGTGCGTCAAATGACTGA
- a CDS encoding tetratricopeptide repeat protein → MKLTVSLNGNFLCPFQAFVDIAKALSPLPALPMQVFTPVCELTTINDWINLESLGQPTAIRAQALSLQVQALLRAKEVNSLELHVQTDEGWLSRDNLYLFLFLNHSVRVRFVFYVKPEHLQKLKQTLSSVGEASWDIDYQTDWTPTVPCQDVPQTLLEAVGFDFNFENALTLTEAEVQKLIGYAWVCLKAGAPEAGGRVLDDVLARYHLSTPQRETLLMHLLLTRFLAHQYEEVTAKPLPDVLVSLSPADAASLHFIKAYSATLTRNLPVAERHFKACQVHEGMPLTDENSLYRLNLYALFLVLQGREDTALALEMRIKTFIEDHQITITGLNYVNFINIARLYKKAKQFDDALHYYELAYKEISGGGYTVYDQIYYCMNLGAVYEAQGHHENALHFWVNAALHWLACDNPYALSWRPRLILAQEKITDILKPLSVAQADDFLYRKLMQLLTAGGMDVPADKECLYGFTAKKTAVNTAYANRHVMVYSTAASLPSRPDFSPARQRLQAFVSRFLKQTLAMDENHTVLYVDSGQERLDVSADEAFLIAAINGCEACYYRGRRLALSEEKKNALLNEVQVQLTPAIQSIEAKEGGFELKYHRSFLNKRLSDPLAIELIKRLKSREGLYYHQFKANEQLALQGLVEKKVVIFKSVLRQKLEAAAKRPCTEEA, encoded by the coding sequence ATGAAGTTAACTGTAAGCCTTAATGGCAATTTTCTTTGTCCTTTCCAGGCGTTCGTTGATATCGCCAAAGCTCTGTCGCCTTTACCCGCTCTGCCGATGCAGGTTTTTACTCCAGTCTGTGAACTGACCACCATCAACGACTGGATTAACCTGGAATCCTTAGGCCAGCCTACTGCCATTCGGGCGCAGGCTTTAAGTCTGCAGGTACAGGCTTTGCTTCGCGCAAAAGAGGTGAATTCGCTGGAATTGCATGTGCAAACCGACGAAGGGTGGTTAAGTCGCGATAATCTCTACCTGTTTTTATTTTTAAACCATTCAGTCAGGGTGCGCTTTGTTTTTTATGTAAAGCCTGAACACCTGCAGAAACTTAAGCAGACCCTGTCATCCGTCGGGGAAGCGTCCTGGGACATTGACTATCAAACCGATTGGACTCCTACCGTCCCGTGTCAGGACGTGCCTCAGACTTTGCTTGAGGCGGTGGGTTTTGATTTTAATTTTGAGAATGCGTTGACGCTTACCGAAGCAGAAGTGCAAAAATTAATCGGTTATGCCTGGGTTTGCCTTAAGGCCGGTGCGCCTGAAGCAGGGGGCCGTGTCCTGGATGACGTTTTGGCGCGTTATCATTTATCGACTCCCCAGCGGGAAACCCTGCTGATGCACCTGTTATTGACCCGCTTTCTTGCCCACCAGTATGAAGAGGTCACCGCCAAACCGCTTCCTGATGTCCTGGTGAGCCTCAGTCCGGCAGATGCCGCAAGCCTGCATTTTATCAAGGCCTACTCTGCTACGCTGACCCGCAATCTTCCTGTGGCTGAACGCCATTTTAAAGCCTGTCAGGTTCATGAAGGCATGCCGCTTACGGATGAAAATTCGCTCTATCGTCTCAATCTTTATGCACTCTTTCTGGTTCTTCAAGGCCGAGAAGACACCGCATTAGCATTGGAAATGCGCATTAAAACGTTCATTGAAGACCATCAGATAACCATTACGGGCTTAAATTACGTGAATTTCATTAACATTGCCCGTTTGTACAAAAAAGCGAAACAATTCGATGACGCATTGCACTATTATGAGCTGGCTTATAAAGAAATCAGCGGCGGGGGCTACACCGTTTACGATCAGATTTATTACTGCATGAACCTGGGCGCTGTTTACGAGGCGCAAGGACATCATGAAAATGCATTGCATTTCTGGGTAAATGCCGCCTTGCACTGGCTGGCCTGCGACAATCCCTACGCCTTGTCCTGGCGTCCACGCCTGATTCTGGCTCAGGAAAAAATAACCGATATTTTAAAGCCATTGTCGGTGGCGCAGGCAGATGATTTTCTGTACAGAAAATTGATGCAGCTGTTGACGGCAGGCGGTATGGACGTACCCGCTGATAAGGAATGTCTGTATGGGTTTACCGCCAAAAAAACTGCCGTAAACACCGCCTATGCGAACCGCCACGTGATGGTTTATTCGACAGCAGCCTCGTTACCGTCTCGCCCTGATTTTTCGCCGGCCCGGCAACGCCTGCAGGCTTTTGTGTCGCGATTCCTGAAACAGACGCTCGCCATGGATGAGAACCATACCGTCCTGTATGTCGATAGCGGGCAGGAAAGGCTTGATGTTTCAGCCGATGAGGCCTTTCTGATTGCTGCGATCAACGGATGTGAAGCCTGTTATTACCGGGGCAGACGGCTTGCCTTGAGTGAGGAAAAGAAAAACGCGTTGCTCAATGAAGTTCAAGTGCAGCTCACGCCCGCGATTCAATCGATAGAAGCGAAGGAGGGGGGCTTCGAATTAAAATACCACCGCAGTTTCTTAAACAAGCGCCTTTCGGATCCGCTGGCGATCGAATTAATTAAGCGGCTTAAGTCCAGGGAAGGGCTTTATTATCATCAGTTTAAAGCCAATGAACAGCTTGCCTTGCAAGGCCTGGTTGAAAAAAAAGTGGTTATTTTCAAGAGTGTCCTGCGGCAGAAACTTGAGGCAGCGGCGAAAAGACCCTGCACTGAAGAGGCCTAA
- a CDS encoding OsmC family protein, producing the protein MSDYNVRLQWQRTTPDFQYHSYDRRHAVYFYGGPKIEVSSSANLLRNPQYQAPEELLAASVASCFLLTFLALCCKQGYVVDHYSDQATCSLDENLMAVSEVILRPEVSFQADKKPDEATLQQLFKETHTACFIANTLKATLSVNPVVD; encoded by the coding sequence ATGTCAGATTACAATGTCAGGCTGCAATGGCAACGAACAACGCCTGATTTTCAATACCACTCTTATGATCGCAGGCACGCGGTCTATTTTTATGGTGGTCCAAAAATTGAAGTCAGTTCGTCCGCCAATCTGCTGCGCAATCCTCAATACCAGGCTCCGGAAGAATTGTTAGCCGCCTCTGTGGCCAGTTGCTTCTTACTCACGTTCCTTGCCCTGTGCTGCAAACAGGGTTATGTGGTAGACCATTACAGCGACCAGGCCACCTGCAGTCTCGATGAGAACCTCATGGCTGTCTCTGAAGTGATTCTTCGACCTGAAGTAAGCTTTCAGGCCGATAAAAAACCGGATGAAGCCACTTTACAACAGTTATTCAAGGAAACCCATACCGCCTGTTTTATTGCCAATACATTGAAAGCCACACTATCAGTCAATCCGGTGGTTGACTAA
- a CDS encoding FAD-dependent oxidoreductase, giving the protein MLNIAVVGCGIAGPAAALFLKKSGAQVTVFDKVSQLAPVGAGFLLQPAGLHVLSKLDLVKPLLEKGVPIHGLHGRNHNNKVVLDLKYRDLVPHHMGLGLHRAVLYEELFKAMQSQGIVIKNPCEITRIDNQPHHAALFDREGNRYGPYDCVVLADGSRSTLRQGLTIPARVKPYEWGALWAIGNDEDDRFKHTLEQVYHRTEIMAGMLPMGYKNNRRLISFFWSLKREQFSQWQTTPLTRWKEQVVTLWPQLAAFLDQFTRHDQFALASYLDVRMYPWHEKRVVLIGDAAHGMSPQLGQGANLGLIDAWVLAQCLAEGEVPQALACYSRARRPQLRFYQNASRFVTPWFQSSHPLMGRLRDALHGPFCKTPLLKQQMLLTLACMKTGYFSSTPLQAFPPLE; this is encoded by the coding sequence ATGCTCAATATCGCCGTTGTCGGTTGCGGTATTGCGGGGCCCGCGGCAGCGCTGTTTCTTAAAAAAAGCGGCGCTCAAGTCACGGTTTTTGACAAAGTCAGCCAACTGGCACCAGTCGGTGCCGGTTTTCTCCTGCAACCCGCCGGTCTTCATGTTCTTTCAAAGCTCGATCTTGTCAAGCCATTGCTTGAAAAAGGTGTTCCCATCCACGGGCTGCACGGCAGAAACCATAACAACAAGGTGGTCCTGGATTTAAAATACCGGGATTTGGTTCCGCATCATATGGGATTAGGTCTGCATCGTGCCGTGTTGTACGAGGAATTATTCAAGGCCATGCAGTCGCAGGGGATCGTCATCAAAAACCCCTGTGAAATTACCCGCATTGACAACCAGCCTCATCATGCCGCCCTCTTCGATCGTGAAGGCAACCGCTATGGTCCTTATGACTGTGTCGTTCTGGCAGATGGCTCGCGTTCCACGCTTCGCCAGGGCCTGACTATCCCCGCACGGGTTAAACCCTATGAGTGGGGTGCTTTATGGGCTATTGGAAACGATGAGGACGATCGATTTAAGCACACGCTGGAACAGGTTTATCACCGAACCGAGATCATGGCCGGCATGCTGCCGATGGGGTATAAGAACAACCGACGTTTAATCAGTTTCTTCTGGAGTCTTAAGCGGGAACAATTCAGTCAATGGCAAACTACGCCATTGACGCGCTGGAAAGAACAGGTTGTCACGCTCTGGCCGCAACTGGCGGCTTTTCTCGACCAATTTACCCGTCATGACCAGTTTGCCCTGGCCTCTTATTTAGACGTCAGGATGTATCCCTGGCATGAAAAACGCGTTGTCCTGATAGGCGATGCAGCCCATGGCATGAGCCCACAACTTGGCCAGGGTGCCAATCTGGGATTAATTGATGCCTGGGTGTTGGCCCAGTGCCTGGCGGAGGGTGAGGTGCCGCAAGCCTTAGCCTGTTATTCCAGAGCACGTCGGCCGCAACTGCGGTTCTATCAAAACGCAAGCCGGTTTGTGACTCCCTGGTTTCAATCTTCTCATCCCCTCATGGGACGATTAAGGGATGCGTTGCACGGGCCTTTTTGCAAAACCCCCCTGTTAAAACAGCAAATGCTTTTGACCTTAGCCTGCATGAAGACAGGGTATTTTTCCTCAACCCCACTGCAGGCGTTTCCGCCGTTGGAATAG